The genomic segment TTGGATCCGGAAAATTTTGAGGTTGCCGTGCAGTCAATTTGTTTTCGGCGGTATAGCGTCAAATTGGCCGATCTGTAATTCTTTATTTTAGGATTTAGATCTGCAGCTGGAATTTTTGAAAATATTATTGATTTTAAGAGGGTGGATAGTCATAGATAATATTTTGAAATGTCCTGAATGTGATAGTGAGAATGTAGTGCTTTTAAAAGATTTTACCGACAGGATTGTTGCTGCGGATGATGAGTATATATGTTTAGACTGCTTATTTGATTTTAAGGTGCAGGTTTGACTGGATACGCCGGTTTTTTTGGGGCCTGTATCTTGCCGCCAGATCACGACGATAAAATCTGGTCATCTTTACTCTGCTTGCCGGTGGCCGGCAGGGTTCGATCCCGGGTTTTCCTTCTATTCCCAGGGCCGGGATAATAGCCGGGCAAGAGCAACCCTTTTGCCAATAAAACCGTTTGGCAAAAGCCGTAACCCCCCCATGAATGGGCGGGGTCCGCACCCCTTGCCCGCTGCCACTGCGCAGAAACCGCTTGTGGCCCCCCCGCCAAACTGTCCGGGTGTTACTCTTAATCTCATATAGAATGTGCCCTCCGGCAACAGAGAAGAAGACCGCTTCCTTGTTACCTGGGTCCTTATATCATACCGTGTTCCTATATTAAGCCTGTGAATAGGGTAGAACACCGTATGAAATTTTTATAGTATACTTACAGCCGATTTATATTCCAAATCCCCACCATGAAATTATATCCGGCGGCTTGGGGCCAGCGTCAAGGACCGCAAAAAAATTTTTGTGTGAAGCTGTACTTCCGGGTAAGCACAAAATTTTTTTCTGCTTTTTCCGGAGGAAAATCCTTGACACCGGCCTGCCGCCGGTTTGTTTGTGGTTGGGTGATTTGGAAAATTTGTTTTTTTAATCTTTCTGTGAAGGAGGTGGTTTTGATGAGAGGAGGGTAACGAGTTTAAGTGTGATTTGAAGTATGGCGGTAGGAAACGGATAGACGGAAATGGGAGTTAAAAGGAAAAAAACGGCTTTTTAGGCGGGATATTCTGTGGTAAAATAATTTTGAGGGAGTTGAGCATATGGAAGAGAAGATATTCAATCTGATTGAGACTATGTACAGCGAGATGAAACAAGGATTTACTAACTTAGAAAATAAAATCGAAGATAATAGAAAAGCCATAGTTGACTTGGAGAACAAGCTTGAAGGAAAAATTGACGCCCTATTTGACGGGTATATACAGAATACGGAAGTTATTAACAGGTTGGAGGCCAAATTTGATGCACTGGCTGAAAAAGTAGATAAACAGGAAGTAGAGATAAGGGTTATCAAAGGCACAAAGTAAGGTACATAGGGTATATATTCAAGAATTATGGACTTCCGGTTTTAGAGGCCGGGAGTTTTTAATTTTATATGACATTGGGACTGAAATGTTTGATACACTGGATTATTCGGAGGCGTTAGAGCATTTGGCTTATGATGATTATATTTTGGAAACCTTGAGACTAAGAACAGATTATTGATTATATATTGAGGAAGGGGCTAGTTATATGCGTAATGCTTTGATTGTTGTGTTTTTTGGTAATGCTGAAAAGAAATGATTATATGTTAAGTCAGTTAATAATACGTATTATTATATGTTGACACATACGCATATAAATGCGATAATATTGTTGCAACTGAAAGCAAGTATTTTTATACTTATAAGTAATATAATATTGAAAGGAGGATATTTGATGGGAGGACTGGCATTGCTAATTAAAAATAAACCAACCTTTACCAGCGAACAAATTGTTAATGCTTCTGATATACAACGCAGGTGGAAAAAGATAGTAGAGCCAAAACTGGAAGAATATCCGTATGTTCTTATGTTTTCAGGTTCTGAACCCAAGGCTACATTTTTGACTTTTGATAAATTTGAGGAACTTTGGGACAAAGCCAAGAAAGCCGAGGAGTTAAAATTAAAGGTGGAGCTGCTGTACCGTATGTTATCTAATAGTACCGGAGAAAAGCCAACTATATCATTAAGAGAAGTAATATCAAAAAGCGATATTACTGAAAAGGACTTGATGGAGGCGCCGGATGTCGAGATTGAAGCTGAATGATTTAATTCCGGATAATGTGGAATTTTACCCGGAAGCTGCGGAGGACTTTTTAAGCCTGGATAAAGGAAGGCAAATCAAAGTAATAAAAGCATTGCAGAAGATATCAAGGGCACCTTCGCAGTATGGTAAATTGCTGGAGAATCAGGGTAATAGGCCTCTAGCTGGTTTTCGCAGTATATATGTTGATAAAAAATCTATCAGAATAATTTGGAAAGTTACAGAAACCGGTTTTATTCAGATAGCTGTGGTTGCAGGTATTGCAGAACGTGATGGGATGTTGGCATATAAGCTGGTGTCAGAGCGTAAGGAAAGTTTTGACATGTTTCTGAAAAAAATAATAGATGAAATGTAAGGCGAAAACAACTCCAAGTGAAAACAGGGAGTTGTTTTTTTAGCGTATTATTCAGACAGGAGGTTGAGGTATGCAGATCACCGAGAGGGATATTGAAATTCTAAGATGGATAAACAGGATGAGGTTTGCAACTGCAAAACAGGTGGGCACGAGGTTTGGAATAGGCATTTGGTATACGTATAAGAGGCTCAGGAAGTTGGATGTGGAGGGGTATCTAATCCACGTAAGGCCGCTCAGGGATGCTCCCGGAGTGTGGCTGTGCACTGAGGCCGGGGCCAGGGTGTCGGGTACCGGGTTGTGGGCTCCGCCGAGGAAGATCAATATTGCTACGTTCAGGCATGACCTTGGGGTTGTCGACCTGAGCATTGAGCTTGAAAAAAGGGGCGTGTGGTTATCGGAAAGGGAGTTGAGACGGGGAGGGGATTACAGGAAAAAGGTGCCGGACGGTGTTCTGCTTGTGGAGGGGAAAAAGATAGCATGCGAGCTTGAACTGACCCGGAAGTCGGTAAGGTCCATGGACAGGAATTTGGCGATATACAAGCGGAATATAGAGTACGACGAAGTCTGGTATTTTGTTGACGGTGCAGCGGTAGGGAATGCCGTACGCAAGGCAACGCAAGGTATTGATTTTGTCAGGGTGATAAAGCTGGAGGAGGTGTTGAAGGATGCATAACCGATTGTGCGATGCCGACAGGATCATGCTTGCCGCTCTTGGGATAGGGGCTTTTTTAATTTTCTGGCCGGCGCTGCCGGTTGCGGCGCTTATGTATGCGCTTGCGGAAAGCTTTAAGGATAAAAAACGAATGGTGTATGGTATAAGCGCCGTCATAGGAATGGCCTTTGCGGTATTCCTAGCCTTTGGGTTCAAGGAATTTGCATTCGAGTACTACTCTCAGCAGGTACTGCTTTTTGAACGTCTGGCAGGGCATCGGAGCGGCGGGACTGTAAACTGGGCTGTGTTCGTTAAGGCAGGGGTACCCATAGGGGTTGTAACGAGCCTAATAATTGAAATGATAAAGGCATCCCGGCCGGAATGGATGAAAGATAGGCACGATAAACCGGGAAAAACAATCTCCGTGAAAAAGGCCGCGGAGATGATGGAAAAGCTGGTTCACCCCCAGGACGGTACGGCGCTGGGGATAAGCACGGACGGGAAGCCGGTGAGCGTTTCGGACGGGGAACTTAACGGTCACTGCCTTGTCTTGGGGGCTACCGGAGCCGGTAAAACCACGACGCTCATGAATTTTGTGGAGAGCGCGGCGTTAAGGGGCATACCCCTTATTGTGGTGGACGGTAAGGGAGAAATGGAGTTTATGGAACGGGTAAGGAATATAGCGAAGAGGTGCGGCAGGAGGTTTTACGGGTTCTCCATGGCCGCCGATTGCGACTCTCTGCATTACAATCCGCTGAAGAGGGGGAACTTTTCGGAACTGAAAGATAAGCTTATATCAATAACCGAGTGGACCGAACCGCATTATAAGCTGATGGCGGAGAGGTACCTTCAGTCATCCATACGGATGCTTCAGATGTCCGGGGTGAGAATTGACCTGAGCAATATTGCCGATATGCTGGATCCGGGGGATATCGTACTTACAGCAAGGAAGCTGGCCAGGGAGGGGATGATTGACGAGTACGAGCTTAAACGGTTTGCGGGTATGGTGGAAGAATCGAAGAGGGATATAAGCGGGTTGGTGAACAGGCTTGCCGTGTTTGCGGAGAGTGAGATCGGGTATCTTCTAAAGGATACGGATGAGGACGAAGATATAACAATTGACCTGGTATCCGCCATAGACAACGATGGAGTTGTCTTTTTCAGTCTGGACAGTCTCAGGTTCCCGGAATACTCGCGTCTGTTGGGAAGGCTTATTGTGATAGATCTGAAGACGACGGCAGCCAGGATGTTCGGGAGGGGAAAGAAGGTATTCAGTATCTTTGATGAATTCGGGGTATTTGCCGGGTCTCAGGTAACCGATTACATAAACAAATCAAGGGGAGCAGGGTTTCATGTCATATTAAGTACTCAGGAGCTTGCAGACCTAAGAACGGGTGGAGAAGAAGAGTTGATGGAACAGGTGCTGGGGAATACAAATATCAAGATAATTCACAGGCAGGATGTGCCGGCATCGGCCGAACTGCTGTCGTCGCTGATAGGTACCAGAGAAGACATGTCGATCACCAGGCAGATTGACCAAGCGGGAATGACAGGTATGGGCACCATCAGCGAGCAGAGGAGTTTTATCGTGCACCCGGATGAGATAAAGAGGCTGGGAGTGGGAGAGGTTTTCATGCTGAAAAAGTTTCCGGAGTTTGAAATAAGGAAGGTAATAGTTAAAATAATATAGAATATTTTAATTAATACGCATAATTAATACGTATTAATTAAAAATCTATACGTCATTTGAGCTTGTCCAATCTCCAGTGAAATTTCAGCAGCGTAGTTTTTCTTTGATTATCACAGATCAACCTACCTGTGATAATCCAGCGGGTTTTTTACTGTTTGAAGCATCTATCAGAAAGGGGATCTGCTACAGAGGGCTATTGTGAATCTAGCCCAGCCGTTAGGCTGTCTCAAGACGTAAACTCGTATGAGGCTAACAAAGGAGCTATGAGGACACAAATTGTCGGAGTTACCTTTGAAGCCTCGGGTTTTGTATCCGAGATAGTTTACTTACGGCATTGTTTAGCTGAAATACGGCGATAGTAGGAGAAAAATTAAAAATTTGTTTTACTACCCTTACAAAAATTCAACATACAGAAATTTAAACTTCTTGATTTTTGTTATCATATATGATAACATTAAAGTAAGACACGGCATATACTAAGATTGGAGATGTATCATGGAGTGGCAAGTGGAATACTATAAAAAGGAAAATGGCAGCATTCCCGTCCTTGATTATTTGCTTACCTTAGATGCAAAAATGCGGGCAAAAGCCTTTAGTGAAATTGAGCTTCTTGAAAAGCATGGTTCCCAATTAAGGGAACCCTATGTAAAGCCGATGAAGGGTACACGATATAAGGGAATTTTTGAACTTCGCGTTAAATTTGCGTCGGACATCAGCAGAATATTTTACTTCACCTACCACGAAAATACCTTTGTGCTGCTTCATGGTTTTACCAAAAAAACTGAAAAAACGCCGCAAAGAGAGCTTGAACGGGCATTACGTTATAAAGAAGATTATGAAAGAAGGTGTAAGGATGCGTAAAGCAGGAGTAAAATTTTCCGAAGTGAAAGAGCTTTTAATGAAGGATGAAGAATTCAAAACAGAGTACGAAAAGCTGAAACCGCGTTATGATGTGATTTCCCAAATCATTGAAGCAAGAACCAGCCAAAACATTACCCAGGAAGAATTGGCACTCCGGGTTGGAACTCAAAAATCCAATATCAGCCGCCTGGAAAGCGGAACGTACAATCCATCCCTTGACTTTCTGGCTAAAGTTGCCCGCTGTCTTGGGAAAGAGGTACAGGTTATATTAAAATAGAAGCGTAGGAAAGTGTTAACGACACTACCAGACAATAAAGGCACTGAAAAAATCAGTGTCTTTTTTATAGTTTTGGAGCGTAAGGTAATCGTATTCCGGATTATCCGTGCGAATGTCAATGAATATGTCAGTGGATTGGACAACGAAATAAAATTTCATGATTATAAGTTTAAAGAATTGGCTGATTACTGGAAAGAAAGATATATGAAGAATAGTGTTTCAGCTAAAATAAAATTGCATAAAGCTGACTCCGATGCCTGTCCAGGTTTTGACGGAAATAGTAGCCGGGTATTAAAAACGTGGGAAAAATGTTAGAATGACACTAATAACAGTACCATTCAGGAGGGAATCATGGAAAGATACAAAATTGCAGATGAAAAAATCATGACCGGCTATGATTATCTTGTAGACGACAAAAGCCAAAAAGCTTGTGATATCTGGCTTGAAGCGTGGGAAGACATTAAGTCAATCATGGCCGATACCGGTGTCCATAACATTGATGAACTACAGAAAAAATATCAGTGGTCAGAGTTTTTAACAAATTATGTGCAGGAGCTTGAGGCGGAACTACATAACGCTGGGCTTGAAAACAAGGAATACTTCCGCAAGAGAATAAAATACTGCGAGGAAATGCTTGCGGTATGCGGAAAAGAAGATGGCCTGATAGTTGAGAATACACGCAGGGCGATAGCGGATTCCCATTTCGAACTCGGCAATGAAGAAGAGTGCGACCGTCTGTATGGTATGTGGCTGGAGTCTGACCCTAACTGGGGCTGGGGATACATTGGTTGGTCAGACTGTTATCACTTCGGGAAAAACAAGACGGAGGCACACCTTAAAAAAGCAGAGGCAATCATAGCAAAGGCATTGGATCAAAAGGATCTTCGGGATCGGCTGGATGTCACTGAAAGAGCTGTGGAAATCTATCAAGCTGTCGGCAACGACCAGAAGGCAGCAGAGTTGAAAAAAGAGATTCCATCTCTGAAAAGAAGCACTTTTATCAAAAGCATGGCTACCGGCCCGATAAAGGTAGAGAAGACGGGAAGGAATGATCCTTGCCCTTGCGGCAGCGGAAAGAAGTACAAGAAATGCTGCGGGAAGTCGTGATGTATGATCAATATAAAAGAATATGAACTGGTCCCTCACAAAAAGGTTAAGAACAAATACCACGTAAAGAGCAAAGAGAAAAGCATATGTCCGGTATGTAGCAGTCCGGAGCTAAAAGTAGCCGGTACTAGAAGCCGTAAAGTAATAAAAAGCTGCGGAGAAAAGCTCATCCTCGTAATTCGCCGACTCCGGTGCAGCAATTGCAGACGAATACATCATGAGTTGCTTGATAATATTGTCCCATACAAAAGATATTCCAGCAAAAGCATCGAAGCAATTCTCGACAGTACGGAAGATACGGTCTCCTGCGAGGAAAGTACCATATACCGGATCCGGAAGTGGTTTGGCGATTTCTCAGGATACCTTGCAGGATGCCTTGATGCCATTGCCGCCCGCTGGAGTCCAAAGGTGATAACAGGTCAGTTATCCTTCATGCGCAGGATAAAGGCCCATGTAGGGTGCGAGGCAAGATGGCTGGCTAGAG from the Bacillota bacterium genome contains:
- a CDS encoding helix-turn-helix transcriptional regulator, with product MRKAGVKFSEVKELLMKDEEFKTEYEKLKPRYDVISQIIEARTSQNITQEELALRVGTQKSNISRLESGTYNPSLDFLAKVARCLGKEVQVILK
- a CDS encoding DUF853 family protein, which translates into the protein MHNRLCDADRIMLAALGIGAFLIFWPALPVAALMYALAESFKDKKRMVYGISAVIGMAFAVFLAFGFKEFAFEYYSQQVLLFERLAGHRSGGTVNWAVFVKAGVPIGVVTSLIIEMIKASRPEWMKDRHDKPGKTISVKKAAEMMEKLVHPQDGTALGISTDGKPVSVSDGELNGHCLVLGATGAGKTTTLMNFVESAALRGIPLIVVDGKGEMEFMERVRNIAKRCGRRFYGFSMAADCDSLHYNPLKRGNFSELKDKLISITEWTEPHYKLMAERYLQSSIRMLQMSGVRIDLSNIADMLDPGDIVLTARKLAREGMIDEYELKRFAGMVEESKRDISGLVNRLAVFAESEIGYLLKDTDEDEDITIDLVSAIDNDGVVFFSLDSLRFPEYSRLLGRLIVIDLKTTAARMFGRGKKVFSIFDEFGVFAGSQVTDYINKSRGAGFHVILSTQELADLRTGGEEELMEQVLGNTNIKIIHRQDVPASAELLSSLIGTREDMSITRQIDQAGMTGMGTISEQRSFIVHPDEIKRLGVGEVFMLKKFPEFEIRKVIVKII
- a CDS encoding SEC-C domain-containing protein — encoded protein: MATGPIKVEKTGRNDPCPCGSGKKYKKCCGKS
- a CDS encoding replication-relaxation family protein; amino-acid sequence: MQITERDIEILRWINRMRFATAKQVGTRFGIGIWYTYKRLRKLDVEGYLIHVRPLRDAPGVWLCTEAGARVSGTGLWAPPRKINIATFRHDLGVVDLSIELEKRGVWLSERELRRGGDYRKKVPDGVLLVEGKKIACELELTRKSVRSMDRNLAIYKRNIEYDEVWYFVDGAAVGNAVRKATQGIDFVRVIKLEEVLKDA
- a CDS encoding type II toxin-antitoxin system RelE/ParE family toxin, yielding MEWQVEYYKKENGSIPVLDYLLTLDAKMRAKAFSEIELLEKHGSQLREPYVKPMKGTRYKGIFELRVKFASDISRIFYFTYHENTFVLLHGFTKKTEKTPQRELERALRYKEDYERRCKDA